The Poriferisphaera corsica DNA segment CCAAAAATTCGCAGACAACATCACCACCGCCCACGAAGAATATTTCAGCTTTATCAATACCAAAGACCCCGACGACCAATCCAACTAATCCCCCTCTCCTCAAAAAAACTGACCTCAATACCCCAAACTGCGAGCAAGCCGCTCGTAGTTTTTTTATACAACCCCATCATTTTCTCGATCAAGCCCGCCACCGCCGGTGGCGGGGTGTCTTACAACCCATCACCATTTGCCTACAACCATCCCCATCTCCAATGCCGCACAATTCTTTGCTATCATGGCCGTGATAAATAATATTTAGATTTCATTCTGCGGAGAAACCTGTGGCAACAACAAAAAAACCTTCAAAGATCAAAAAGGTCTTCCGTGTCATCGCTTATCTCGTACTCAGCCTCATCCTCTTAGCCACCGCATCTCTCATCACCATCTACACCGCCTGGCATTACTATCTCAACACGCAGGTCGAACAAGCATTCGCCCCAATCAAAAATCAAGATCGGCCGCTCACCCTCACAGAAATCCAAACCGCATACACCACCGACAACAACACCGCCGCCGCCGACTACTACCTCCCCATCATGCAGTCATACGTTGAATCCTTCGAACGATACAACACCGCTTACGACGAAGCTCCAGAAGATCAGTGCGCACTTCTTGAAATCCCTTTCATTCTCGATGCTCCCGACACATGGCATCACTCCAAACAATCTCCCCCAGAGCAGCTTCTGACCGCAACGCGTAAATACCTCGCACAAAACGACGCAACCATTCAGGAGCTCATCAACGCGCCCACATTTAGTAATGCCCACTTCCCCCCAGATTACACCAAAGGCTTCGAGACCGACATGCCTCACCTCGGTCAATTCAGACAATCCGCCCGCCTGCTCCGCCTCTATCATTGGCTAGCAATCTATGAAAACCGTCCCAAAGATGCCCTCAAAGCAATCACCGCCATCAAAAAACTTTCTGATATCTTACACACGGAACCCACACTCATCGGCAGCCTCGTCCGACTCTCTATCCACCGCTTAGTTGCGGACGAATCAGTCCGCGTTCTCAACCTTCATCTCTACAACGATCAACAACTGCAAGCCCTCTATCATCTCAATCAACCACTCAACTCAAAAGACATTGTCCTCAAGGCTCTCGAATACGAACGCGTGATGGCGATGGACGGTATCGACCGTATGGAAAATCAAGATACCACCGCCATCACCTCGAAAAACGTCCCATACGTCAGTTTCCTCTACAGCCATCTTGGTCTCGGCGACCTCGATCGCGTCAAAATCACCGAACTGCACCAACAAATGAGAGATCGTCTCAACCAAGATGATTGGTATCTTTATGATATCGAAGATCAAATCGATGACCTACCGCTCATTTACGCCATGACCAAAGTGTTCATGCCCGCACTCTCAGCCGCTACCAACACCTTCGCTCAGGCTCACGAAGAAGCCGTCGCTATCCAACTCGCTATCGCCACGCAACGCTATTATCTCGCAAACAAGCAATTGCCCAAAACATTCGATGCACTCGTACCAACCTATATCACCAAAGTCCCTGTCGACGAAATTTACTACAACCAGCCTTATCAACTCATCACCCATACCGCCGGCTACATCGTCTATACACCCGGCTATGATGAAGTCGACAACAAAGGCCAACGCACCAGCGAAGGCGAAGTCGGCCGAGGTGACGATGAATTTACGGACATCTCAATCGCCGTCTCATTCAAAGGTCAAGATATCCTTCTCGAACTGTTCCCCGAAGAAGAACAACTCATCATCGACGAACTCGAATTTGATATCACGAACTACTTCCATCGACTCAACGGTGAACCGGAAGAATATCCAACCATGAATTTCGACAACATGCTCCCGTTCCTTGGCGGCATGATGATCGATGAGTTTGACCCCGAACTCGAAGAAGAACACGATTTTGACGAAACACTATTTGAAGAAGTCGAGTAACGCGCGCACAAAATGAATCGCGATCAGTTTTGTGTGCAAAATTGTTTGGCCAAAACCATTTGTTTATCGCGCTAAACTTGATCGTTTTGAACCAAAACGCGCCAAAACCACATCAAAACAGCCAATTTTCGCATTTTTCTGAAATACGCTGTGCGCATATTTGGCGCACTTCTTATCTCATGCTTTGAAACTTAACCGTCCTTCTAATCGTGAGTTAGGATGGCCTGTGCGCACACGTGGCTTGTGGGTGCGACAAAACGCGCGCATAAACACGTTTTCAGATGCCCCTGAAACCCATGAAAAAAGGCTCCATTTGGAGCCTCATTAAACGTTTAACTTGCAACCGATTCTCAAGAATTGTACGTCACGCTGCGCACTGCTTCAGCGATCTTGCGAGCGTTTGGCAGCATCTCTTGTTCCATCGTACGGTTGTACGGAGCCGGCACATCATCGTTGTTCACGCGGATGATCGAGTTGTCTAGATCATCAAAGCAGCGCTCGTAAACCTGTGACGCAATCTCTGATGCGACACTCGCGAACGGCCACGACTGATCAACCACAACACAGTAATTCGTCTTACGCACTGAGTTTACAATCGTCTCGATATCCAGCGGACGGTAAGTACGCACATCAATCACTTCAACGTCAATGCCTTCTTTTTCCAGCTCTTCCGCCGCATCAAGCGCGAAGTGAACCGGACGGCCAGCCGTGACGATCGTGCAATCCGCACCCGGCTTCTTGATGTCTGCTTTGCCAAACTCGATGACAAAGTTGTCATCTTCCTCATAACTCGGCGGCGCCCATTTCCCATTCGCCAAATAACGTGAGAAGTCTTTGTCACCACGAGCACCCAAGCCGAGCATGCGTTCTGACTCAAGATAGAAGACTGGGTCTTCATCTCTAATTGCTGCTTTGAGCATACCTTTAGCGTCGCGTGGTGTTGAGGGAACAGCGAGCTTGAGGCCGGGGACGGAGGAGAACATGGATTCGACACACCATGAATGGGTTGAGCCGAGCTGTCCGCCTGCGCCGTTGTTACCGCGGAAAACTGCGGGGCAGCCGAATTGTCCGCCGGACATGTAGAGCATTTTGGGCGCGTTGTTGATGATCTGGTCGGCTGCGACGAGGCAGAATGACCAAGACATAAACTCGATGATGGGGCGGAGGCCGTACATGGCGGCGCCGACGCCGAGGCCGGCGAAGCCGGTTTCGGAGATGGGCGAGTCGACGATGCGGCGAGCGCCGAACTCTTCGACCATGCCTTGTGAGACTTTATAGGCGCCGTTGTATTCGGCGACTTCTTCACCCATGAGGAAGATGCGATCATCTGTGCGCATTTCTTCCTGCATTGCTTCGCGTAAAGCTTCTCTGTATTGAATGTTTCGCATGATTGCGTCCATTATTGGTTGCGATGCTGATTGTCACATTAGTGACGAGGTCGCAATTTGTTTTGTTGTTCAGTGGGGTGGTATTTAGTAGGGTTGTGATCAATCTTGTGGATGCGTGGGCGTGTGTGTTAGTGACCGTGTGGTAGGGTGTGAGGTTTTGAGGTATGAGCTAGCGGTTAGGTTTGTGCCGCGGCTGTGTGGTGGGGTTGTTGATCGTTGGCCCTTGACGCTGAAACTACTCGAGGTCTTTGCCTTGGAGCATTTGAGGGAGGCCGCCTTTTTTGTAGGGGCCGTAGGGGTTGACGTAGATGTCGGTGAAGAGTTCCTCGATCGGCATTTCAGGAGATTCGTTGGCGAATTTGACGGCGGCCTGGGCTTCAGCTTTGGCGGCTTTGTCGAATTCGTCGATCTGATCCTGAGTGGCGATGTTATTGTCGATGAGGTGATTGACGAGGCGGTTGATAGGGTCTAACTCCTGCTTAGCCTCGACTTCTTCTTTGGCGCGATACTTTTGGGGGTCACTCATGGAGTGGCCTTTGTATCGGTAGGTTTTGACGTTCATGAAGCATGGGCCGACGGGAGCGCCTTCGCGTTTGTAGTCGGGGATGATGCCACGTTCCCATTGCGGGTTGGCTGCGTTGCGTGTTCTGTCGATTTCGCGTTTGAAGGTTGTGTAGACGTCGAGTACGTCGAGTCCGTCACATTCGGCGTAGCGCATGCCGTAGGCTTCGGCTTTGGCACGGAGGTCGTTTGCCATGGCGGTGCCGCGGTTGATGTGGGTGCCCATGGAGTATGAGTTGTTTTCGAGTACGAAGATGACGGGGAGGTTCCAGATGGAAGCGAGGTTGAACGCTTCATGGAAGGCACCCTGATTGACGGCACCGTCGCCGAAGTAGCAGAGTACGACGTTGTCTTTCTTTTCGTACTGGATGGCGAAGGCTAGGCCTGCGCCGAGAGGGCATTGCCCGCCGACGATGGCGTGTCCGCCGTACATGTGGTGTTCTTTGTCGAAGAAGTGCATGGATCCGCCTTTGCCTTTGGCGCATCCGGTGATTTTGCCGAACATTTCGGCCATGGCGTATTTGGGATCCATGCCGCGAGCGAGGGCGAGGCCGTGGTCGCGGTAGGCACCGACGATGGGATCGTCTGGCTTGGTGGCTCCGATGGAGCCGACGGCGACGGCTTCCTGTCCGATGTAGATATGGCAGAAGCCACCGATTTTTTGCTGCATGTACGATTGCATGGTCCGCTCTTCGAAGCGGCGGATTTGCATCATCGATTTGAGCATTTCGATCAGCTTATCGTTGGAGAGCTGAGAAGATGTTGTATCCACTTCTGCTTTATCCTGTGCTGCTGAACCCATAAACGTGGTCTCACTATTAGTTTCGACGAGATTCGTTTCGGTCATTCCAAAACATCCATTTTTGTAACACAGGCATGTTGGCGGGGCGTTAACGGGCGAAGGTTGTAACGGCCACGCGTCATAAAGTCTTTATCGGGCATGTCAGGGGCGGTTGTGCGTTTTTGAGGTCGACGAAGCACGAACCATGGGGAGGCCTGCGTGGAAATCAGGTTGGTCGACTGCCTTAAGTTTAGGGAGTGGGGGAAATCCCAGCAAGCGAGTGTTTTTGCTGTAAGGAGTTGTAAAATAAGCAATTCCGTTGAGTGGGATGATGATTTCAATGACTGGGAGAAGAGTTTTTGGTGTTTTTAGTGTGCTTGAATGCTGCAAATCAGTTGTGGTTCATTGGTTATAGTTGATGGAGTTTGTTTTTAGGAAACGATTATCGTTTTGTAAAAGGGCTGATTAAAAAGTGAGTGTTCTGAGGATCGGATTGTGTGAGATTGCCTATCTTGAAGTGAATGAGGCATTGGGGTGAGTCGAGGGGATGATGGGGGCGAAGCGGGAGGGATGAAAAAAAGCCCCTGAGTATGACAGGGGCTTTGGGGGTCATTGGTTTGAGTGGATGTGTTTTACGCTTTACGTCGGATGATCAGGGGGAGTGCGGTGAGTGAGAGGAGGGCGAGAGAGGCAGGCTCGGGGACGGGAGTGAAGATCGTCCAGACATATGGGGTTAGGATGCCTTGGCCTACGACGGAAGTTTTGAGTAACCCGGGGGCGGCGGAGGAAAAGTCGCTTGCAGGGCTGTGGCTACCATCGATGCGAGCGAAGAACGTACTTGTGTCTGGGCCGACACTTGCCATGAAATAACTGTCGCTGTAGTAATTTGGATTGACAATATAGGTGTCGCCGAGCGCGGTTCGGAGTTGGCTACTGGCGGAGAAGGCGGCTGCGAAATCATCCCAGAAGGCTGGGGCTGCGCCAGTGGTTGAGTCGGAGAAATCGTTGTCTTGGTTGGGGTCGTAGAGATCGTAGAAGCTGTGGGGTGTGGTGATGAATGAGACGTTATAGGTGATGCTATTGACGACGATGCCTTCAACGGCGATGGCGAGGTTGGGGTTGTTGACGGTGTCGGGGTCTAATATGACGATAGGGGCGGCTTGAGAAGCGGCGGTGAGGGTGAGTGCGGTGAGGGCGGTGGTGAAGATTGTTTTGATGTTGTACATGTTGAGGCATCTTTCTCTTGTTGTGTAGGAGCAAGTTGTGAATCGGTATGAGTTAATGTGAAAGAAGAAGGCTGCTTGGATTTAATCAAGCATTATTTTGTCTGTTATTTTGTTTTATGCGTTGCGTTTACGGCGGGTGATGAGGGGTAGGGCAGTGAGGGAGAGGAGGGCGAAGGAAGTGGGTTCTGGGACTGGGGTGAAGGTAACCCAGACGTGTTGGGTGTCGAGGCTTCCGGTTTTGCCGAGGTTGAATAGCTGGACGTCGTCAGTGATGAGGTTGTCTGGGTCTGTATCGAATAGGACTCGAACGTGTGCGTCACTCGTGCGGTGAGCGAAGGGGATGATGAAGCTATCGGTGACGATTTCGTCGTGTGTCATGAGGAAGTTGCTGAGGGCTGTTTCGATTTGATCTGCAGCGGTGTATGCGCCTTGTTCGTTGTCGAAGAAGACGGGGGCGAGTCCGGTGATGCCGTCGGAGTAGTCGGTGTCGCCGTTGGGGTCCCAGATGTTGTTGAATTTGTTGACGAATGAGCTGGAGCGGGGGTTGAAGTTTGCGGTGTATGTGATGCCATCAACTTCGATGCCTTGGATTGCGACAGCGACATTTGGATGTTGGGCTGCATCTGGGTGGAGGATGACGAGTGGTGCGGCGTGGGAAGTTGCGGTGAGGGCGAGCGCGGTGATGGCGCAGGGCAAGATTGTCTTGATCAATTTCATGGTCTCTTTCTCTCTCTCTAAAATTGAGAATGCTTGTGAATGTAGACGTGCAGGGTGATGTACCAAAAAGACATGACAGCACAGGCACGGCTGTAGGATGCTGGTAGGGAGCATCGGGCCGTGACAGTGTAAGGCTAAAAAGAAGGTTTCAAATAGGGGCAAGCCCTTGTCGTTGTGGTGTATGGCGTATTTGGTGCGGAGAGCTAAATGGGATTTTGTTTTAACTGCATATTTAATTGATGGTTATGGATGAAAAGACGAGAGGTTAGGTATTTGTCAATAAATAATCACGAGTCAGTATATTGTGGTAATGGGGTTTGAGTCTTGCGGATGTGGGGTGTTGGGAGGTCTGAGGGGATTAGGGAAACAAATTCTGAAATCCGTGAAGCTGGTCATACGCAAACGGGGCCGATTTCAGGTAAACTGCGTTGATCGTGGGAGGGGTGTGCGCGGTTATTGGGAGTGTGTGGTCCATGAGTGGATTCCGTGAGCAGGACGCGACGGAGTTTGCGATTAGCTTGTATTGCGCGGAGAACAAAAGTTTGAAGGCATCCCGTCTCTTTGTATTGGTTGTTGTTTTATTGTTAGCTCCGCTTGCGGTGTTGGTGATCGGTGGTGGTGTGCTGCATGCTCAGGGCATTGAGATGGAGCATCGGCCGATTGCAGAGATTGATGTAAATGGTTTGCGGCTGGTACCGAAGCAGTTGATATTGAATTCGATTCGTAGTGCGCCGGGCGAGCCGTATTCGGGTGAGCTGGTGGATGAGGATATCAAGCGGATTGTTCACTTGGGTCGGTTTTCAAATGTTGTGGCAGAGGTGTCGTTGACGGATCGTGGTGCGGTGCGTTTGGTGTTTAATGTGGTGGAGGAGCCGCTGCTTGCGGATGTGCAGGTGGTGGGGAATAAGGCGATTGGTGATGCGGAGTTGTTGATGTTGGTGGGATTGATGCCGGGTGATCCTGCGGATCAGTTTTTGATTGACCGTGGTCAGCAGCAGATTATGAAGGCGTATGAGGACAAGGGATTTTTTGTTGCTCATGTTGAGGTGGATGATGAACAGTTGGAAGATTCGGGGATATTGATTTTCAAGGTGAGGGAGGGGCCACACGTTCGGATTCGCGGGTTTAAGTTTGAGGGGAATACGGTTTATCCGGATAGGTTGGTGAGTACGAAGATTAAGTCGAAGGCATACTTCCCGATTTTCAGGAAGGGTGAATTGAATCGTTCGCAGTTGGAGATTGACGCGAAAGAGATTCAGCAGTTTTATAAGAATGGTGGATATTTGGATGCTGAGGTTGGCAGGCGGATTGACTTGTCGCCGAACGAACAGGACGCGGTAGTTGTGTTTGTGATTAAGGAGGGGCGTCAGTATCTGGTGAAGAATATTGAGGTGCAGGGTGTGACGTTGTTTGTGAAGCGTCAGGTGATGAGTTCGATCGATTTAGTTTCGGGTGAGGTTTATACGGAACGTCGTCGTGAAAACTCGCAGAAGTGGTTGGAAGAGTTGTTTGGTAAGTTGGGATATTTGAATACGCGTGTTGATGTTGAGGCTTTATTTAACGATGACACGCCGGATGTTGATGTGTTGGTGAATGTGTATGAAGGGAAGCCAACGAAGGTGGGTAAGGTGATTGTGACGGGGAATGATACGACGCAGAGTCGTGTGATTTTGCGGCAATTGCGTGGGATGGATCCGGGCAAGCCGTTTGATCGTGGTGGTGTTGAATTGACACAGAAGCGATTGGAGGGGTCGCCGCTGTTTAGTGAAGGCGTGGTTTCGATTCTGGGTGATGTTGATGATGAGTATCGTGATGTGTTGGTTGAAGTGAAAGAAGGGGAGACGGGGTCGTTTGGATTTGGTGCGGGTATTTCGTCGAACAACGGTGTGTTGGGTCAGGTGAATCTGACGCAGCGTAATTTTGATATTACGGATATACCGGACTCGATGGGTGAGTTTTTGTCGGGGCGTGCATTCCGCGGTGCGGGTCAGTATTTTTCGCTGAACTTGCAGCCGGGTAATGAGACGAGTGAATATTCGGTTGACTTTAGAGAGCCGTATTTCTTTGAGACGGATTACTTTTTCAATATCAATGGCCGGTTCTTTACACGTGAGCGTGAGGATTGGAACGAGCAACGCTTGGGTGGAACGATTGGGATTGGTCAGCGGTTTGGTGATGTGTGGTCAGGTCAGGTGACAGCAAGAGCAGAGCAGGTACAGATCACGGATATTTCAGCGGGATCGCCTGTGGATGTGTTTGATGTTGAGGGAGAGAACTTTATCGATACGTTGGGCTTCACATTGAGTCGGAGCACGACGGATTCATATATTTTCCCATCGAGGGGCTCGAGCTTTAATTTGACGTTTGATCAGTTTGGTACGTTTGGTGGTGATTTCAACTTTACACGTGTTAGAGCTAGGTTCTCGACGTACTTCACATTGGATGAGGACTTCTTGGGAAGGAAGTCGGTGTTGAGCTTCCGTACGGATATTGGCAACATTTTTGGTGGCGAAGATATCGCGCCGACGTTTGAACGGTTTTATGCGGGTGGGTTTAGAAGCTTTAGAGGGTTTAGATTCCGTGGTGTTGGGCCGCGTGGTCGAAGACGAGCTGTTGATGGTGGTGGTATGACGAATGACCCGGTGGGCGGGAACTTTATCTGGTTGGTGAGTGCTCAGTACCAGGTGCCGGTTTGGGACAAGTTCTTGTCGGCTGTTGTGTTTACTGACCAGGGAACTGTGCAGCAGACAGCGGGGATCGATCAGTGGCGAGCATCGGTGGGTGCGGGGATTCGGTTTAGTGTGCCGTTCCTGTCACAAGCGCCATTTGCGGTGGATTTTGGGATACCGTTGCTGAAACAGGATGGGGATGAGACGCAATTGGTGGCGTTTGATATCGCGATCCCATTGCAATGATTCTGTTAGTGAGAACAGGGTGGGGAGATTGATCGTATATTGTGGGAAGGGTGTGTGTTGATGGTTTTTTTAGGGGGTGAGTGGAGGGGATGGCCGATAAGGCGAAGACGGGAGTTGGGGTCGTCGGGAAGGGGGTCCGGAGGGCAGAGTCGCTTTTTGGACTAGACATATAGAACGGTTTGAAAGAAATCGGAGAATACAACATGACCAAACGTAAGCTGATTGTATTGAGTGCTGCTTTTACCCTGTTGTTTGTGGCGTTTGCTGGCGCGGGTGCTGCGAGCAAGATGCTGGCGCAGCCAACGGCTGTGGCAGTCGTGGACATTTCGAAGGTGATGCAGGGGCTGAAAGCACGCTTGCAGCTTGAAGCGGACATGAAGAAGGCTCAAGAAGACTTCATGAAGGAAATGGAAGGCATGAAGCAAGAGTTGATCGAGCTTCGTGATGAGCTTGAGCTGCTTGAAGGAACGCAGGGGTATGATGCGAAGCGTGCATCGGCTGAAGAAAAGGCTTTTAATATGCAGGCGAAGGATCAGTTCAAGCGTCAGATGCTTGAGCGTGAAGCGATTGTGAGCATGGAAATGCTGTATCGCAAGGTTGTGACAGCGGTTGACCGCGTTGCGACAGCGAACGGTTATGAGATTGTGGTTGCGAGAGAATCAATGGATACGATGGGTACGCCGAAGAATCTGCAGGAGCTTCAGGGCCAGATGATGACCCGTAAAGTGCTTTATGCTGCGGATACGGTTGACCTGACGACGTCGGTGATTCAGACGATGAACAACGACTTTGACGTGGCCCGCTAAACGTTGAATCTGGGGTCATTGTTGTCTAAGGACACAAACTGTATTAATCTCTTAGCCCGCGAATGTGATTCGCGGGTTTTTTTTATGGACCCGGCGTGTTGATTCTGCGGATTTCTGTTCCAAACACCCTGCCACTGGCGGTGGCAGGCTTGAGGGAATGTGACGGACTGAAACATGAATCGATAAATTGCGTGATTTGCGGATTTTTATGGACGATATGCGTCGTGGCTACTTAGGATAGCGGCGTGCGGCGAGGTCGCTGAATCCGAGATTTCATATAGATAAGGAAGTAAGCTTTGACACTGACGGTAAACGAGATAGCGACGATGGTGGGCGGGGAACTTGTGGGTGATGGTGAGATTGTGGTTGAGTCGCTGGAAGAGTTGGAGATTGCGGGAGCGGGGCAGATGACGTTTATCGGTAGCGATGAGTATGCGAAGAAATGGGCCAGCTCGGGTGCGAGTGCGGCGCTTGTGAATGAGAGTTTAGAGGTTGAGGTCGGCGAAGGTCGGGCGCTGGTGTTTGTAGAGAATGCGGACTTGGCGATGGGTCAGGTGCTGGGGGAGTATGCACCGAAGCCGGTGGTTGTGAAGCGGGGTGTACATGCGACGGCGGTGGTGGATGAGACTGCAAAAATAGGTCAAAACGTGGCCATTGGTGCGCAATGTTATGTTGGGCCGAATGTTGTTGTTGGTGATAATACGATGCTGCACCCAAGGGTTACGGTGTTGGATGATGTGGTGGTGGGACAGGATTGTGAGCTGTGGAGCGGCGCGGTTATTCGCGAACGCTGCACGGTTGGTGATCGATGCATCATTCATCCCAATGCGGTGATCGGTGGTGATGGGTTTGGTTACCGAGTAGGGCAAGGCGAGCGCGGGCCTGAATTGGTGAAGATCCCGCAGATTGGGATCGTTGAGATTCAGGATGACTGTGAGATTGGTTGTAACGCGACGATCGACCGAGCGAAGTTCAGCAAGACCGTGGTCGGTGCTGGGACGAAGATTGATAACCAGGTGCAGATCGGTCACAACGTGCGGATTGGTCAGATGTGTGCGATTTCAGGGGCGACGGGGATTGCAGGGTCGGTGGATATCGGCAATGGCGTGACGATGGGCGGGATGTGTGCGATTAAGGATCACATCAGCATTGGGGATGGGGTGACGCTGGGGGGCGGTTCGCAGGTGATTGGGAACGTGCCGACGGGGGCAACATGGGTGGGAGCGCCGGCTCGAGATTACAGGGATGCGGTGAAGGAATACACGATGATTCGCAAGATGCCGGACCTGTATAAGCAGTTCCGTAAGTTGCTGAAGTAGTCCCGAGTTGATGTGATTGGAAGGGTGTTAAAAGCTGTGGGTGGTTGTTTGGGGGTGATTGGGAAAAACGGCTGTGCGGGATATAATCATGTAAATCGCTAAATGCGAGAGAGTTATGATTATTTAGATCTTCCACAACGGGTTCACAAGTATGAATAAGGTGTGAAGAAGTGGTCGGCAGACGCTAAAATCAGCTTCGAAGCCGAGTTGTGTCGATTGAAGGCATGTGGCTTTGGGTTGTTGATTGGTTGGATTGGTGTATTGTGGGGGGGGAGATAAGGGAGTACGGGGGGTGTTTTTGTAGAGGTGTGGAGGATGGCAGCAGGTGATGATGTGAAAGCGGGGGAGTTGCGAATTTACCCGCGGTGAAATCCAGAAAACAGACGAGCGGCTGAAAAGTTGCTCTGAGCTACGGCGAGAACGAGGCCACGTGAAAGCCCAACAGACGATCGCAAAAGAAATCACGCTTGACGGTAATGGACTCTTTGGGGGCCAACCGGTGAGTATGACGATGAAGCCTGCCCCAGCGAATCACGGGGTAGTTTTTGTACGTACGGATTTGGGGGGTGCGGAGATTGCGGCATTGGTGAGCAATGTCGTGAAGCGTCCGCGTCGTACGGCGCTGAGGAGTGGTGAGGCGTCGGTTGAGGTGACGGAGCATTGCTTGAGTGCGGTTGCTGCGGCGGGGGTTGATAACTTACGGATAGAGATCGATGCGATTGAGTTGCCTGCGATGGACGGGAGTTCACTTCCGTTTTATGAGGCGATCATGGAAGCGGGGGTTGTGGGGCAGGATGTTGGGCGGCGGATGTTGAAGGTGTATGAGCCGATTGTGGTGAGACAGGGTGAGGCGACGATCGCGGCGTTGCCGGCGGATGAGGGTGAATCGCATCTGACATATCAGTTGGATTACGCAAACGTGCCGATTATTGGGGCGCAGGTATCGACGTTTGAGATGCATGGTGAAAATTATGGCGAGTTGATTGCACCGGCGAGGACGTTTGTGCTGGAGCATGAGGCGCAGTTGATGCGGTCGCAGGGGATTGGATCACACTTGTCTGAGGATGAGGTGTTGGTGATTGGGAATGAGGGGCCGTTGGGGACGAACGAATTTCGATTTACTGATGAGCCGGTGCGTCACAAGATGCTGGATCTGATAGGTGACCTGTTTTTGACGGGTGCTCAGATTGAGGGTCGGATTGTTGCGCATAAGTCGGGTCATGCATTGAATCAGCTCATGGCTAAGCGCCTATTAGAGCAGTATCGTGCGAATGAGCACAGGCAGATTGCGTTGAAGAATACGGCGATGGATATTCGCCAGATAAACCGTATGTTGCCGCATCGTTATCCGATGCTGATGGTTGATCGGATATTGGAGATGGATTCGGATCGTCGTGTTGTTGGTGTGAAGAATGTGACGATTAATGAGCCGTTTTTCCAGGGTCATTTTCCTGGGACGCCGATGATGCCGGGTGTGTTGATCGTGGAAGCGTTGGCGCAGCTGTCGGGTGTGTTGGTTGGCCAATCGCTTGAACATGCAGGTAAGTTGGCGGTTTTGCTGTCGTTGGATCGCGTGAAGATCAGGCGGCCGGTCACGCCAGGTGATCAGTTGATATTGGAAGCTGAAGCTGTGAAGATCCGAGCACGGGTTGCGCATATGCGTTGTCGCGCGTATGTGAGTGAGGATTTGGCTGCTGAGGCTGAATTGAAATTCATGTTGGTCGATGATGACCAGGATTAAATAGGGAAATGGGCCTTTGTTGAGCGAGGAGAAGGGGCGGCTTGTGAAAAGGCTTTTTTAATCATTATGTCAAAGATTCATCCTACAAGTATTGTTGAGAGGGGAGCGGAGCTAGCGGACGACGTTGAAGTTGGTCCGTTTTGTCATGTGGGCAGTAAGGTGGTGATTGGATCGGGGACGAAGTTGTTGAGCCATGTGAGTGTGCAGAATTGCACATCGATTGGTGAAGGGAATCTGATTTTTCCAAACGCGGTATTGGGCGGGATTCCACAGGATTTGAAGTACAAGGGTGAGGATGCGGAGTTGGTGATCGGTGATAACAATCAGATTCGTGAGCACGTGACGATGCATA contains these protein-coding regions:
- a CDS encoding OmpH family outer membrane protein produces the protein MTKRKLIVLSAAFTLLFVAFAGAGAASKMLAQPTAVAVVDISKVMQGLKARLQLEADMKKAQEDFMKEMEGMKQELIELRDELELLEGTQGYDAKRASAEEKAFNMQAKDQFKRQMLEREAIVSMEMLYRKVVTAVDRVATANGYEIVVARESMDTMGTPKNLQELQGQMMTRKVLYAADTVDLTTSVIQTMNNDFDVAR
- the lpxD gene encoding UDP-3-O-(3-hydroxymyristoyl)glucosamine N-acyltransferase, yielding MTLTVNEIATMVGGELVGDGEIVVESLEELEIAGAGQMTFIGSDEYAKKWASSGASAALVNESLEVEVGEGRALVFVENADLAMGQVLGEYAPKPVVVKRGVHATAVVDETAKIGQNVAIGAQCYVGPNVVVGDNTMLHPRVTVLDDVVVGQDCELWSGAVIRERCTVGDRCIIHPNAVIGGDGFGYRVGQGERGPELVKIPQIGIVEIQDDCEIGCNATIDRAKFSKTVVGAGTKIDNQVQIGHNVRIGQMCAISGATGIAGSVDIGNGVTMGGMCAIKDHISIGDGVTLGGGSQVIGNVPTGATWVGAPARDYRDAVKEYTMIRKMPDLYKQFRKLLK
- the bamA gene encoding outer membrane protein assembly factor BamA, coding for MSGFREQDATEFAISLYCAENKSLKASRLFVLVVVLLLAPLAVLVIGGGVLHAQGIEMEHRPIAEIDVNGLRLVPKQLILNSIRSAPGEPYSGELVDEDIKRIVHLGRFSNVVAEVSLTDRGAVRLVFNVVEEPLLADVQVVGNKAIGDAELLMLVGLMPGDPADQFLIDRGQQQIMKAYEDKGFFVAHVEVDDEQLEDSGILIFKVREGPHVRIRGFKFEGNTVYPDRLVSTKIKSKAYFPIFRKGELNRSQLEIDAKEIQQFYKNGGYLDAEVGRRIDLSPNEQDAVVVFVIKEGRQYLVKNIEVQGVTLFVKRQVMSSIDLVSGEVYTERRRENSQKWLEELFGKLGYLNTRVDVEALFNDDTPDVDVLVNVYEGKPTKVGKVIVTGNDTTQSRVILRQLRGMDPGKPFDRGGVELTQKRLEGSPLFSEGVVSILGDVDDEYRDVLVEVKEGETGSFGFGAGISSNNGVLGQVNLTQRNFDITDIPDSMGEFLSGRAFRGAGQYFSLNLQPGNETSEYSVDFREPYFFETDYFFNINGRFFTREREDWNEQRLGGTIGIGQRFGDVWSGQVTARAEQVQITDISAGSPVDVFDVEGENFIDTLGFTLSRSTTDSYIFPSRGSSFNLTFDQFGTFGGDFNFTRVRARFSTYFTLDEDFLGRKSVLSFRTDIGNIFGGEDIAPTFERFYAGGFRSFRGFRFRGVGPRGRRRAVDGGGMTNDPVGGNFIWLVSAQYQVPVWDKFLSAVVFTDQGTVQQTAGIDQWRASVGAGIRFSVPFLSQAPFAVDFGIPLLKQDGDETQLVAFDIAIPLQ
- the lpxC gene encoding UDP-3-O-acyl-N-acetylglucosamine deacetylase — encoded protein: MKAQQTIAKEITLDGNGLFGGQPVSMTMKPAPANHGVVFVRTDLGGAEIAALVSNVVKRPRRTALRSGEASVEVTEHCLSAVAAAGVDNLRIEIDAIELPAMDGSSLPFYEAIMEAGVVGQDVGRRMLKVYEPIVVRQGEATIAALPADEGESHLTYQLDYANVPIIGAQVSTFEMHGENYGELIAPARTFVLEHEAQLMRSQGIGSHLSEDEVLVIGNEGPLGTNEFRFTDEPVRHKMLDLIGDLFLTGAQIEGRIVAHKSGHALNQLMAKRLLEQYRANEHRQIALKNTAMDIRQINRMLPHRYPMLMVDRILEMDSDRRVVGVKNVTINEPFFQGHFPGTPMMPGVLIVEALAQLSGVLVGQSLEHAGKLAVLLSLDRVKIRRPVTPGDQLILEAEAVKIRARVAHMRCRAYVSEDLAAEAELKFMLVDDDQD